The stretch of DNA CCATGCCCCAGCCAGCTACAGAGCACTTCACGTTTGCTGAAGTTTCCCCATTTTTCTTAGGGAGACCAATGAGCTTCACAAACTTATTCAGTTTGGCTTTTGTCTTAAGCTGTAAAATGGAAAGAAAATccaaatgtactgtaaatttCACAagtttattgttatttttctaATTTTAGGTTATCTATGGAACTCTTTCAGTGATTAGATCTAGATTTTTCATCAACTATCTGTGGTGGAGCCATACATCTTAAATGTCTAGATATTTACCTTTAGTAGCATGACATCATATTCAGTCTGATTATATTTCAGGTGTAGAGGATGGCGAAGGTAACGGGTCACCTCTATCTTCTGCTGAGTCTTCTCAGGCTTGGATAGACTGTGTGCACCGAGGACGACCGTTAAAGGGTGAGACCTGATAATAAATATGGAACCACATTTGTAAGGGGTAAGGTACACTACAAAAATGTAACGTTTTACTTGGAATTTGGTTATCTATATTAAAGATGgtgtaggcaatgttgttgagaagcacttttttgtcatatttgacaATGTTTTGAAAAATCATTAAGACCGTTTTAAGTCTAATGATTGGAtgtgctacctgtctgtctacctacctgtgtATTATTCAGTTTAGATGTATTTTTGGCACATTTTCTCAAATGGAATTTGATTAATGTAGATTTTGTCAGAAAGTACAGATATAAATAGTAAGGTTGAATAGTTATGTTGTTCAGCTAGAACACAAACATATTTGAGATGTGATTCCCTGCATTTCAAACTCCTCCAGTCTAAATGGACACAGGAGAGCAGTTTATTGACCAATTCCATCCACAAAATAAGGATGACTGTCATTGTGCCAACACACATCACACTATGTCTGGTGTAACATAAAGAAGGAAAATGGCTGACTCTAAACAGTGTCCGGAAGTCAGGACAAAGTCCTCCCGGATCAGCATTCCCCCACAGCAGTGTGTTCCTTTGTGTTGGAGGGACACCATGTAGGGCCTGGAGTGCTTCTTAGCTTCCCTACCTCCCACTATACCACTCTGAGATGCCCCTAGAGGAGGAAATACATATCGCAAACAATAAATGAGATAAGGTTAACTGTTCAGACTGTATGTCCTGCTAAACATTTCCCCAAcacaccaggggcctgtactacgaatcaagatcaacatgctctggattactttcagttacccggctacgcgaagcctaacaatcgcagtcacgataagcggtactgcgacggcagttatcaactctctaactcaacccagatctttccaatctagagaaGTGagcgttcacataaaggggcggtgtttgcatcgtatgtccaatcgcaaacatggacgaaacaagagccgcatatttcacgcaggaggagcagacaataatcttacaaactttgtctactcctcctgtgtgaaatattgtaatacaagcatatcaggaatacagacatgtAATACAGGCACAATTCAacaaagtcgctgctgccaagctggcaaGAAATAGCATACGCTGTAAATGCGTGAGCAAGGCCAacatgacttattgaagatgtgaccataattacacgggtgcattccacaacgttaaacttatgttgctgtattattttagttgcaaccctgcagtggcaaacgatcgttggagcaaatgctaaataaatataaaaccataattcaaaacggtaagtagcagtaggcaatacttgcacatattttaaggccaacaagtacaaggctgaattgcctgaataAGTCCCTTTTGTAGGACATTGTATTGCTACAAAAGACCTAtaagaacaatgaaattgcctgcagtcaacatgaagaaaaattaggcaactggtggcagcaggttggaagcccaggcatatgaatgtttcaagtaatctatgtgaccatgttcattcaacaattatttatgaatattgtaggagtgaaatgtattactgttctctgcagtgacaggaaatacagtggtgttgctgccaccacccactgtcgtcccactgtgctatacagaggtaacagtgaaactaatagtcatacgccagtatgtatgccatatgtggttgctgaatattgatcaaatataccatttactttctcaagtggaggtcctagatgatcaggaagctgtgtctgcctgctcattttgggggtacacttttgagttttatttaccacttgcaacacagatggtgagagtgtgtgaacgtgtggctgtgattgaagtgtctataatgacttactaatggtggtggtttcaacataagacacaagtccttaaagtgctaatttcaaatatgactcaattgattaaatgtctatggtgttaaactcagcaggaagaggaacttcttcctccccctgagcctagggcctccatttcaaggccaagacaaagacacaaggtataagcaatgaaccacagtagtcaaatggacaccttcaactttctccaagtgtgccttgcaaagggacaatgttcttcatttgtttcaggttggagcagacaatgtgagggccctgtataaaagaaccctggagctcgattataagaggcttttaaaaaaaaaaaaacaaggctggagacagaaaaactggaatatgagaagagatagtacatgactgaatgaatgacactaaacttagttacactgacatatttttcctGTTCAtaggggagggagaacacatgaggatgtatttgttaaacttttgtctacgttttggtctttttatacctttttgtggcttttttgttgtgccttttgaatcttttgtggggtttttcaccacttctctctttcaatgtcctatttattatttttgaaaaaatgctataaaagtgaatgaaacatcaaaattcaatgaaagtagtgaaatgatcatttatgtatcacttgtgaagagctttgtacagatacccattgttctttttggtttgaaaggttttggttgaaagaaaccccaatttctgatatggaaatgattagaaaatgggtcaaagcaacccaaggacaaaagggttaaggggagacaccctgaatagggataacatatcaacatgaaacctctcaagttgataactaatagtaggtcaaattatgttttcattaatagtttcctgtaaatgtaggcctatgtttaaatgagcaaatgattaagttgtaaaatatgatattctttgcatacatttccagaacggaaatcagaacattgagtgaaaaaccttgtttcattttgtcaacatattagagtctatttttcatcactccgcatcacccacacaaTAAAACTACCCATAgcgaaataacgaaacgctagtctgtgggactgagtgcacagcttcaatgcGTCGCactggcaacatacggctcaagaagctggcaatatacgtaattccctctgttaagaatctatatctttcagaaagatactcagggaatgcgaaagggttttgttggtctctaaatgttctggctcttctgagcgcacctctcactatccgcaCACCAAGCTGCACAGGATCTACTATGAACAgtgacgacattatcgtcaagaatgagttaatgggcggggttttataccggttgatctctgatctccaacttatcctgctcccgaccaggttagccgttcagcatgtgttaccatggcgatctaccccggtaacaagtgatccaccgtcgtagtacagaaaaccctgggttgaacctgaagttacctcgctaacgccaaatcttgattcgtagtacaggccccagttACGGTGATGTCGCAAGATAACCACAAAACGATGAATGCCGAACAAAGTTTAACAGAGGGTTATTGCGAGAATCAAAACTAGACTGAAGATAAGAGACATAAGACTAGTCTGCCAGGAAACAGCTCAGGGGTTCAGGAAAATGTAGTGAATAGAAACTCACCAGAGGTGGCAAGAAGCTGGACTAGGACCACCAGATACAGCAGACACATGGTTGTTGTATAGATTCTGGGAACTCCTGTTAGCTATATAAGCTGTATCACCactcccaccaacacacactacaaaagctgtgcagtcacacacaggaaaggtggttggttggttggttggtggtctcagttgattcagaaggagagcagaggtagAATGGAAATATCACACCTTGCTTTTAGAAGAGGAAGATCCCATCAGTCTGTTTATCTGAAAACCACTAACAGACTCATTTGGAATTGTTAATCATCTTTATTGAGAAAAAagctataaaatacaaaaaatattttacaggCAACGTAGAATATGTACTTAAGAAGCACACACATGTTGTAAAAAGAATAAAAACACCACATATTGTCTTTTCAATTCCTTTCCAAAAGGCATTACAAGTCAAATACTGAATCTCTCCATGTGGTTAATGAACACCACCAGCCTCTTTTCATGATGCTCCATTCTCTTCAAATATAGAACTCTGCAAAGTTTCATATTGGAAGCAAGCCAAGGCTTGGTTCAGCACTAAACCACAGTTCTGTACAACAGATTTCCTGTCCTCATTTCACAAACCAACAAGCATTGTTGCTGTAGGTTACAATGTGAAATAGGTTAGTCAGACAGGGGCCAGACAGGGGCCAGGCACTGATGAAGACTGGGAAAAAGGCCCAGTCAGCTCTCCTTCTTCCTGGACTTTAAGAAGGGCTGGTGGAGCACATCATAGAGACGCCGGGCCTGCAAGACAGGGGCACACATACCgggggacacacagacaggggcaCACATACAGGGGGGCACACAGACAGGGGCACACATACAGGGGGGCACACAGACAGGGGCACACATACAGGGGGGCACACAGACAGGGGCACACATACAGGGGGGCACACAGACAGGGGCACACATACAGGGGGGCACACATACAGGGGGGCACACATACAGTGGGGCACACATACAGgggggcacacagacacagacaccaaATCAGAAAGAAGAACCAAAGATTTAATGATGGTGTTACGACTTCAGACTAAAGAAGCAGTAAAGATCTGCCTAAGTGTGTTAGACTAGTGTTAGACCCTGgtctcagtcctcctctcctctccagtactgtcaccctggtctcagtcctcctctcctctccagtactgtcaccctggtctcagtcctcctctcctctccagtactgtcaccctggtctcagtcctcctctcctctccagtactgtcaccctggtctcagtcctcctctcctctccagtactgtcaccctggtctcagtcctcctctcctctccagtactgtcaccctggtctcagtcctcctctcctctccagtactgtcaccctggtctcagtcctcctctcctctccagtactgtcaccctggtctcagtcctcctctcctctccagtactgtcaccctggtctcagtcctcctctcctctccagtactgtcaccctggtctcagtcctcctctcctctccagtactgtcaccctggtctcagtcctcctctcctctccagtactgtcaccctggtctcagtcctcctctcctctccagtactgtcaccctggtctcagtcctcctctccagtactgtcaccctggtctcagtcctcctctcctctccagtactgtcaccctggtctaagtcctcctctcctctccagtactgtcaccctggtctcagtcctcctctcctctccagtactgtcaccctggtctaagtcctcctctcctctccagtactgtcaccctggtctaagtcctcctctcctctccagtactgtcaccctggtctcagtcctcctctcctctccagtactgtcaccctggtctcagtcctcctctcctctccagtactgtcaccctggtctcagtcctcctctcctctccagtactgtcaccctggtctcagtcctcctctccagtactgtcaccctggtctcagtcctcctctccagtACTCTCACCCTGGTctaagtcctcctctcctctccagtactgtcaccctggtctcagtcctcctctcctctccagtactgtcaccctggtctcagtcctcctctcctctccagtactgtcaccctggtctcagtcctcctctcctctccagtactgtcaccctggtctcagtcctcctctccagtactgtcaccctggtctcagtcctcctctccagtACTCTCACCTTCTGTGGCCCCAGCCCGGGACACAACACCAGGTCTTCTTTAGAAGCCTTGATGATACCCTCAATggactgcaaaacaagtcaagaTCATAGACATTAATATCATACAACAGTACACCATAAAATAGTAATTCCTCTAGTTGATTGTGAAGAAAACGGAATGTTATTCTAGTATGACAAGGAAGGGTGTTCAGGATGCATGAATACAGAGAACCCAAGGGCCCCTCAAACACCCCAAAGAGAAGGTGGACAGCATGGTTATGGTACAGAGAACCCAAGGGCCTCTCGAACATCCACTCACAGAGAAGGTGGACAGCATGGTTATGGCATCAGTCTTGTTGACAGACTTAACTGTGGTCAGACAGTCAGTCACCTTTGAAAGCAACCAAAACAGTTATGAGGTAGTCAGCCAGAGCATACAGCAACTAGTTAAGAACTGGTCCCAACTGGGCAAACCAGCCTGAAAGGAGATAtctcaaatatattttgaagaTCTGGTGCATGTTTAAGGATGCTGGCGTTGTAAGGCAGAAAGAGTACAGCTTCCCAAAGGTGAATGTGTGAAAAGGTTCCAGGTACCTTAGATAGGTAGTccttctccacctgctcctTCAGCAGGTCAGCAGGTTTCTTCTCGTAAGACTTGAACGTCTCCAGGTAGCGCCCTGCCTCCTCGGGGCTGGAATAGATGGAGTAAAGACAGTTATGTGAGACGGGCCCACCGTGGGCATGGTAGATCTGTGCTTCCACACGTGGCTGGGTCATGAAACTGCTCATCACAGGTTCCCTTATCCCTCGACCCGGTGAGGATCGGAGAGGATTCATTTCTGTAAAATTATAGCTCTGTCTTAGGTTTATAGCTCTTAAATTAAGTTTTCAGAGCACATGGGTAATGTTTTATTAGTATTGGGGCCAGGGGGTCTTGGTACCTATACATAGCATCGAATAAATATAGCAGGTGCTGTACTGAGACCCAGACTAATTTCCCCCGGGAAAATACACTCGGTTTAATCTCATGTTACGTCTGCTACCTATAAACAAACATGTAAGTCATTGTTGACCCGTGTCTCACCTCCAGGCCAGGATGAGAGTGCAGTCAGCCATGATGCAGATCCGAGCCAGCTCTTTCAGCGAATGGTGTGGATCTTTCTACAAGATGCAACCAATCACATCCGAGATTAGAGGAGGGGTTTTACTGGCATTGTCGAGAAAATATGTTGTGAAACGATAAATGTCAAGAGATGTTTTGGGGTGTTTAATAAATACTTTACCACATCCACTTGCAACAGGAGGACCCTGAGCATGAAGGTTTGTCCTAGCTGTTTTAGACGGTCGTGGATGTAGTTAGGGTTGAGGTTATGGTATCTCAGACTGCAGGTTTGAAATGGGTCAAAACCGAAACACATGTTTTccaatgaaaaagagagagaatgaaatgaGTAAGAACACAACTGGAGAAATTAGCTCATTGGTCTTAAGGTCCTGAccatctttctgtgtgtgtgtatgtgtgtgtgtgtttgtgtgtgtgtgagtgtgtgtaggaaaTCATATGCAACAGGAAAAGAGCAACTGTGGTAGACTTGAGATCTTTCAGACAGTGAGTGGGACGTGAGACAGTACAATCTTCCAACAGCAGAATAACCACACAGTAGGGCAAAGGTGACAACACAACTAAGTGAAAAGCTGTCTCAAGCACGTGTATAAGTGCacgagacatacacacacacatgcatgacacacacatgcatgatacacacacacacacatgcatgacacacacacaccaatgcatgatacacacacactcatgcatgacacacacacacagcagattcAGACCTGAGGAAGAGAGCACACGTGGTCTGTCCCAGGACATAGTCAGGCACCACTTCTCCAAACTCCCAGGGAACGCTCCTTACAAACTTCAGAACTGGATTTCCTCTCTGCACAGAACAGACACTGCAAGTATTTGCCACGACGACAACAACTAATATCGCTTTGGTTCGAAGATAACAACAGACTAGAAAACAAGGGACACTAGCAATCTACACAGTCAACCATTGATCACAGTTTCTTTACTCCGGCTGTTTCATTTATCGGTCGTACCTGTCGAGGGCTGACAATGATGCTGTTCCCCGACCCCACCGCTCTGGGGCCCAGGCTGCTTGGGCCAACCTTGTGACCCTCCGCCTGTTGCTGTTCCCTCCCAGCACCCAGGCACTCCTCCTGCTCACCTCCTGGAGGTCCACCTCCATCActggcccccccagcctctccaagCTCTTCACAGGGCTTCACAGCCCTTACTGCGGAGGATGAACCCATGTCAGACCCGCCAGGAACCTCTACACTAGGATCCGGCTTGGAAGTGGCAAGCTCCTCTCCTGTGCTTCTTTCTGCGTTGTTGGCTGTCGCCCTGGGCGCAGCGTCTTCCTTGTGCAGGTTGGAAGGAAGGCGAGGTGGAGGATGACGTGCGTGGCTACTGCTCTGGACGACGAACTCTGCATAGGATTGTGGTTGGCCGGCCGATAGAGGTGGTACTGGCAGATTAGAAGATTCAGACTTGGTTGAGACAGTAAGGCCTGCCTTTGATGACGGCTGAAACAGGGGCTTCACCTGCGGGAGAGAGACGTGTTTATGATGCAGAGAATTCCTGTTATGTTTTGTTACCAAGTGTAAAATAAGACAAGCAATGCAACAAGCCAGTTACAAAGAAAGCAATATGCTACAAGCTAACATTGATAacacatagctagctagctttgcaCATTGTATGCACATATATGCGGAATAAACTTGATAGGAACACAATAGTAGGGGATAGTAGGtatagcagctagctagcttagcccCATCTATGGAGCTAATAACGTCGTTACACTATCACTAACCGGTGTTCTTTTCTTAGTGAAAGCAGAGTCGTCGAGGTTAATATTAAActttttcctttccatttttttttatgagaaCTAGCTAATATTCAACCCAGCCAGtggtttttaaaacattttagttTCAAATGAATCGAGTTATTTCCGAATGTTTATGGAGCGAGACTAGAGCGGCAGTACAACAAGGCATAGCAAGATGATGCCGGAGCAATCGATTCGATTATAGTTGATGATCGTCACCAGAGGGCGCCGTagttctacatctaaaaagagCGTCTGTAACTTCTTGCCTGCAGTTTCAAAAGGTGGAAAATCCCAAGGAtgtatacaaataattcagCAACAGGTGTGCTATCTTTCTCACTCGCTACCTCAAGAACACCAAGATAATAGTGATAATACTGTCACCTTTCTTGAAAGATAATAAAGTGTTGAGCTCTACAGCAGTGAGAAACCACAGACTCAACTGTGGTTAGCACAAAGGAAGGATGACTTCACGAGCAGAGTAGTGAGAGTAGcaacacattttttaatatatatttctGATACAATTCAACTGAAGCAAACTGTACTTTGTGTATTTAAAAGCATTTAAATGTCCTTTTTAGAAACCATACCTTGCTCATTATTGTACAAAATAAAACACCCAATACAAAAAGTGAGCAAACCAAGAATCAATTACATTGTTGGGTACCCATCAGTGTCTTTTAACAGCTGCTGCCACAGCCCAACTCCAACACACATGACTAAATACTTGTATCACAAAACCAACCAGTAGAGTGTCCTTGGTTTGAATCCCGGGTGCTCCCCATCCAGAGCCCTCAGTGACCCCAGTGTGCTTCCCTGTCCCAGTGTGCCTGTGAGGCAATGTGGCTgacgtcacccccccccccaccaccaggggCCTGTCTCTCTGATAACAGCATGCTCCATTAGatcacaccaccaccaccaccctgctaATTtaccccagcccctagcccccccccacacacatacacacacacacactccaacagccTCCCCACTAAGACAATGGGAGGTGGAACAAGTGACTGCCTTCAGCAAGGCCTAACATGATgccagacagatacacacacccacaccctcatCACAAAGGGCCAGTTCATGCCCAGACCTGAAGGGAAAAAAAGTATACTCGTTCAAAGTATAGAGAGAAAATATACTGGGTTGGTGCATCAGGGACAGGTCTGGTGTAGCAGCCTGCTCTCAGGCTGTGGTGTGGGGGTTCCTCTCTGTCCCACGACGCTGGGATCGAGTGAAGGAGGCCCAGGataccaggaggagaggggggacttccctgtgtgtctgtacccCCCATGTTCTCCTCGGCTCTGACGTGCTGCTCACTTGACAGAACTGTTctccacacactgtctccctAACCACCTCggtttcattctctctctctctctctctctctctctctctctctctctctctctctctctctctctctctctctctctctctctctctcttgctctctgtctctcttaacgGGTGAGTTCCTTCACCAATGAGACGTGTTAGACAGTGAGTTGCAGCTAtcagtccccccctccccctccctccatactAACTGCCCACAAACACATATGCTCAGCGGACATTGACACATATGTCNNNNNNNNNNNNNNNNNNNNNNNNNNNNNNNNNNNNNNNNNNNNNNNNNNNNNNNNNNNNNNNNNNNNNNNNNNNNNNNNNNNNNNNNNNNNNNNNNNNNAAAGGTCATGAAGGAAGCCAGGGTCAGGCTGATTTGGCAATAACCCCCATGTGAACGACACAACGCAATGTACAAAACTTCACAACATCGATACCATCACGCCCCAGAGAAACTCAAACATACTCATACCCAAGCCAACCACACAGAAACGACCCTACCCCTCAAACGACCCTACCCCTCTCAGACTCTACGCTGTAATGTGAGAAGGCCAGACGGGTTGAAAGCTGTCATCCTGGCTGACCAGAGGTGAAGGATATGGTGACCTCCTTGACACAGTGTGTGGCCCCGAGAGCCTTGACAGCCTGGGCCGTGCCAGCGTAGGGCCagcgtccctcctcctcctcctcatggcCCACCGTGACCTCCACACCTGGAAGCAGCTTCGCCGCCAGCACTGGAGCGATGCAGCagagactgggagggagggagggtcactgcTCACTGATTCATGCCAATAAATAAACTATTGAATTTAATTGAGGTAGAAAGCATAGCATATCAGTCTCTACAggtcctcacctccacctgtgTTCCTTCGCAGATAGACAGCTACAGCAGTGTGATGATAATCCACTTACCCAATGGGTTTGCCTGCTTTGTGGAACTCCTTGACGACACGCTCAACATCCTGGTTCACCTTGAAGTCTGCTCCGTCCACCGCGAACGACGACCTGCAGAACAACAAACGGTCAGACCAGGAAGGAACGTCAAGAAATCAAGCGTCAGCCTATTTCTCCACTAGTTTCTCCTCTTAAAGTGAGGTAAATTTTTTCCAATTAGACTTGTAAATCGACCCAGAAAAACAACAAAGTTAAGACACTTACAGATTCTTTGCAGCCCCAAAGCCTCCTGGGAAGATGACGGCATCATGGTTGGTGACGCTCAGCTTGGCCAGGTCTGTGATGTTGCCCCGGGCGATACGAGCAGACTCCGTCAGGACGTTTCTGGACTCCTCTGCCGGCTGGCCCTTGCTGTGGTCAATCACATGCATCTGGGAGACGTCAGGGGCATACATCTGGACCTCAGCTCCGCCCCTGCTCAGATGTACCAGGATCCTGAGAAAGGCGAAACAAACCGTCTCAAAACAAACCGTCTGAGGGTCAAGTTTGCTCCAAGCTGTGGTGAATATATCTAGCAGTGTATGGTAACGCAAAGTAGTCGCCTGAATAGGCCACATTTCCACCAGTAATTTACAAGCGTTTGATCTGCAAGTCATTTGAATacaacaaatcagaaaaatccGTCACTCACGCTGATGCTTCGTGGATTTCAGTTCCATCATATACGCCACAGCCTGACAGCACCTGGCAATATAATATACTCGTGTGGGTGGAATAGTTTAGTTTGTAAAGTACTGTACTCCAATCACAGTGGTTTTAGTTACAGTACAAGCAGTTGGGTAGGTGGATCCAGCTAACTATGGCTACCAgctagtaggctacttacaacTGCGACTTTAGCCCCGTAGCAGGTGGCGCCCTTGTGGAAGCCCGCATGTATAGTTTGTGTTTTTAGCAGGTATGCCGCTGATTTTAATGCTTGTGATTTTAATGCAAACATTTTGATCAAACCGTACAACTTCGGTGTGACAAAATTGCACTACACGTTGGACTGCTGTCAGCGAGGGGGCAGCAGCGTCACATGCAAGGTCACGTTTACGTACGATGCCTTAAAGTACAATAACCTTTTTAAATAAATCAAGACATTTAAAGCATCTGTCAATATTTCCCTTTATTGGCACTGAAAGGTAAATTATGTCTGAAAACAAAACCGAATAAACGGTCAAGTTTCGTTGTCGTAACATTACTTAAAGATACCTCTGCGTTTTGGTTGTAAAGTAATTAAATGCACATGTGTAGACATATTACGGTAAATTCTTCTGCCGTTTTGGGATTGTGTTGCATGGAAACCGTACTAGCGCCACCATGTGTAAGAAAGTGGACGAAGGTTTTAGTCGGATTGGTATTTTGTCCTGTGGATACTTTAAATTAATGATAAAATgataatttctttttttgtacTGTATTCACTAAGGGTTGTCATTCCCCCAGCCAAGATACAAATATTAGGAATATTTAATTTTCACGCACCACTCATAGTATTTCAATTGAAATATTTCAATATCTTAAGAGTAGATATTTTGGTCATGTTTGATGtttccaaagcgacatacaaacaGTATTTATTATCAACATCGGCCAGGTGAGCCCAAGACAGTAAAACAATAACTTTCGAAACCCCAAAATTCCCCACACAAATTTCGTTTCTCTGTTTGTTTGAGTTGTTTGTgtgcctctttctctttctctttgtctctttctttctcttaaaACGAAATACGACATGCATTCTTCGAAAAACGGAGGCGGTGTCTCAAAATCAGAGACATCTTTGATAAAAATGTGTCAGGCAGAACTTGCATCATCTTTTCCCTGGTTCCAGCGAGGTGCTGTGTTTTTCCCTGTGCGTTCTTGTTAGCTACACCTGCAGACCTGTTTACCATACTTAACGCTATCCTGCACCACCCAGGGAAGCCTGCCCTGCCTTGTTATTGGCATCCTGCAATCGCACACAGTTCCCTACACCTTAGTTAGCCTCTATTCCCAAAGCATCCTCGTTAGCTAcacgatctctctctctctctctctctctctctctctctctctctctctctctctctctctct from Hypomesus transpacificus isolate Combined female chromosome 23, fHypTra1, whole genome shotgun sequence encodes:
- the LOC124485180 gene encoding mast cell protease 1A-like isoform X1; protein product: MCLLYLVVLVQLLATSGASQSGIVGGREAKKHSRPYMVSLQHKGTHCCGGMLIREDFVLTSGHCLESHPLTVVLGAHSLSKPEKTQQKIEVTRYLRHPLHLKYNQTEYDVMLLKLKTKAKLNKFVKLIGLPKKNGETSANVKCSVAGWGMVESETSASDVLMETTVKTGSNSDCKRVWQQHFKPSQMMCTLTDAGKGFCQGDSGGPLVCNTKAQGIVAFNYASNCKDTRYPHVYMKIPFFMPWIKEMLNA
- the LOC124485180 gene encoding granzyme H-like isoform X2, with translation MCLLYLVVLVQLLATSGASQSGIVGGREAKKHSRPYMVSLQHKGTHCCGGMLIREDFVLTSGHCLESHPLTVVLGAHSLSKPEKTQQKIEVTRYLRHPLHLKYNQTEYDVMLLKLKTKAKLNKFVKLIGLPKKNGETSANVKCSVAGWGMVESETSASDVLMETTVKTGSNSDCKRVWQQHFKPSQMMCTLTDAGKGFCQGDSGGPLVCKSKAQGIVAFNYAPNCKDTRYPHVYMKIPFFMPWIKEMLNE
- the ercc1 gene encoding DNA excision repair protein ERCC-1 — translated: MERKKFNINLDDSAFTKKRTPVKPLFQPSSKAGLTVSTKSESSNLPVPPLSAGQPQSYAEFVVQSSSHARHPPPRLPSNLHKEDAAPRATANNAERSTGEELATSKPDPSVEVPGGSDMGSSSAVRAVKPCEELGEAGGASDGGGPPGGEQEECLGAGREQQQAEGHKVGPSSLGPRAVGSGNSIIVSPRQRGNPVLKFVRSVPWEFGEVVPDYVLGQTTCALFLSLRYHNLNPNYIHDRLKQLGQTFMLRVLLLQVDVKDPHHSLKELARICIMADCTLILAWSPEEAGRYLETFKSYEKKPADLLKEQVEKDYLSKVTDCLTTVKSVNKTDAITMLSTFSSIEGIIKASKEDLVLCPGLGPQKARRLYDVLHQPFLKSRKKES
- the gatd3 gene encoding glutamine amidotransferase-like class 1 domain-containing protein 3, mitochondrial codes for the protein MFALKSQALKSAAYLLKTQTIHAGFHKGATCYGAKVAVVLSGCGVYDGTEIHEASAILVHLSRGGAEVQMYAPDVSQMHVIDHSKGQPAEESRNVLTESARIARGNITDLAKLSVTNHDAVIFPGGFGAAKNLSSFAVDGADFKVNQDVERVVKEFHKAGKPIGLCCIAPVLAAKLLPGVEVTVGHEEEEEGRWPYAGTAQAVKALGATHCVKEVTISFTSGQPG